Proteins from one Nicotiana tabacum cultivar K326 chromosome 23, ASM71507v2, whole genome shotgun sequence genomic window:
- the LOC107768163 gene encoding sulfite exporter TauE/SafE family protein 3 — translation MAGVGTRWKIFRPLLSISWSFLLAAIFVSAERSLKREQTYNNATHQQQSDANYLTDVVNFLWKPNESGYQHVWPDMKFGWKIIVGSIIGFLGAAFGSVGGVGGGGIFVPMLSLIVGFDPKSSTAISKCMIMGASVSTVYYNLKLRHPTIDMPIIDYDLAVLIQPMLMLGISIGVTFNVIFADWMVTVLLIILFIATSTKAFLRGVETWKKETIMQKEAEAAKKSGINGAGEEAEYKLLPGGSNDDPEKKGTDSSEPEVPILENVCWKEVGLLSFVWVAFLGLQIGKNYTDNCTALYWVVNLLQIPVSLGVSSYEAISLYKGWRRIESKGDQGTNFRVLQLIVYCFFGVVAGMVGGLLGLGGGFIMGPMFLELGVPPQVSSATATFAMMFSSSMSVVEYYLLKRFPVPYAAYFVAVATVAALVGQHVVRRMIVILGRASLIIFILAFTIFVSAISLGGVGISNMIEKIQHHEYMGFENLCKYDP, via the exons ATGGCGGGAGTTGGAACAAGGTGGAAGATTTTTAGGCCGTTGTTGTCGATTTCTTGGAGTTTTCTTTTGGCTGCAATATTTGTTTCAGCTGAAAGAAGTTTGAAGAGGGAACAAACATATAATAATGCAACTCATCAGCAGCAGTCAGATGCTAATTACCTTACTGATGTTGTCAATTTCTTGTGGAAGCCTAATGAATCTGGTTACCAACATGTTTGGCCG GATATGAAATTTGGATGGAAAATTATTGTCGGTTCCATAATTGGATTCTTGGGAGCAGCATTTGGGAGTGTAGGTGGTGTTGGTGGTGGCGGCATATTTGTACCTATGCTTTCTCTTATCGTTGGATTTGATCCAAAATCATCCACTGCAATTTCAAAGT GTATGATCATGGGAGCTTCGGTCTCTACTGTTTACTATAATCTAAAGCTCAGGCATCCAACGATTGATATGCCTATTATTGATTATGACTTGGCTGTGCTCATCCAGCCAATGCTGATGCTTGGCATTAGTATTGGAGTTACTTTCAATGTGATATTTGCTGATTGGATGGTCACAGTTCTGCTAATAATACTCTTCATCG CTACATCAACCAAGGCCTTTTTGCGAGGGGTTGAGACGTGGAAGAAAGAGACTATCATGCAAAAG GAGGCTGAGGCTGCGAAAAAGTCAGGCATAAATG GCGCTGGTGAAGAAGCAGAATACAAGCTCCTTCCTGGTGGTTCTAACGATGACCCTGAAAAGAAAGGAACCGATTCTTCTGAACCTGAG GTGCCTATCCTGGAGAACGTTTGCTGGAAGGAAGTTGGACTCCTGTCTTTTGTTTGGGTTGCATTTCTAGGACTGCAAATTGGCAAG AATTATACAGACAATTGTACAGCGCTATATTGGGTGGTGAACCTGTTGCAG ATCCCAGTTTCCCTTGGCGTATCATCTTATGAAGCTATTAGCCTATACAAGGGTTGGAGAAGAATTGAATCCAAGGGAGACCAAGGAACTAACTTCCGGGTGCTGCAACTAATTGTTTATTGCTTTTTTGGAGTAGTAGCTGGTATGGTAGGCGGACTTCTTGGTTTGGGCGGAGGATTTATCATGGGCCCTATGTTTTTGGAGCTGGGCGTTCCTCCTCAG GTTTCAAGTGCCACTGCCACCTTTGCAATGATGTTCTCCTCATCAATGTCTGTCGTAGAGTATTACCTTCTAAAACGTTTCCCAGTTCCTTATG CTGCGTACTTCGTTGCCGTGGCAACTGTTGCTGCTTTAGTTGGGCAACATGTTGTGAGGAGGATGATTGTGATACTTGGAAGAGCATCACTTATCATCTTCATACTAGCCTTCACAATTTTCGTGAGCGCAATTTCACTAG GTGGGGTTGGAATCTCGAACATGATTGAGAAGATCCAGCACCATGAATACATGGGCTTCGAGAACCTTTGCAAATATGATCCTTAA